In Montipora foliosa isolate CH-2021 chromosome 9, ASM3666993v2, whole genome shotgun sequence, the DNA window TTGCAGCTGGCTTCTTTGCCGCCGGCTTCTTCTTGGTTGCCTTTGGTTTCGGCTTAGTTTTAACGTCGGCTGCTTTGTTCACTTTGAACGATCCAGAAGCACCCACTCCTTTTGTCTGGGTGAGCTTTCCAGCCGCAACAAGTCTCTTTAAGTTCAACTTGACTTGAACACCGACATTATCTCCAACCTTGTAATGTTCGCTGATGTATTTCGTTATTTTCTGTCGAGAAGTTCCGTTGCGTTCTTTCAGTTCCTTAATCGCAGCCACAATCATTTCTTCGTACTTAGGGTGCTCGGTGGGCTTTTTCGGGGCCTTTTTCTTGGTGGGTGTCTTCGCAACCGGTTTCGATGTTTCTTCCGTCATGATGACTGATTAAATTAATTTGGCAACGAGGGTTTCACGAAGAATTCGATTGCGAGACAATCAAGATCACGAACGTAACACTCGGCGTCGCTTGGGGAAAAGTGACGCAGCTACGAACGCGCATATTATTTATACTTAGAATGCGGACCACCGAGGAAACAGTCACGAAGCGAAGACATTTTAGACTGCCATTGGGTTTCTTGTGCTTCTTCTTTCGACTTTTAGTCAAATTTACGACAATCTTATCCGTCgattgcaaagaaaatgatagGGAACGAAAGTAACTTAGTTTGAGCTTCATATCACGGTAAGTTATGTAAAAATTATCTTAAAGGGAGTTTGCAGTGGAATGATTTCTGCGAAACTCCATTTTGGTTTAGTttgacattttgcaaagaaCGTCTTGAAGCTTTGATAAAATTCGAGAAATTCTTCCTTTTTGAATGATTTGTAAGAGCTTAACCATCTATCGTTGCATTTAAGCTAAAAATAGGGTCAGGGAATGGACAAACGTGTATTCAATTTTTTGTTAAACGCAGGCAACAAACACATCTCGAGAAGTGCCAGCGAGCTGTCGTAATTGCTTTCCTCATAAACATTTCCTCTAAAATCCCAATAATTCCAATATTTTCCACCTCTGGACGTTGCAAACTCCATCGACAATGAAATCTACTTGTTGTCATTAGTTTTTGGTGGTTAATTTTTCATTGCAACCTTTTAAATTGTAGGTTACGTTGCATTTTGATTTTAATGATCTCGGCGTCGCATATCTTCCGAGCTGAAAATTCTACTCAACTTGGTTCTTTCGTTTATTTCAAAGTGaatttttatgattttatgAGGCAGGCGGCTTTTATATGGCAGATATAAGGCTGTAGTAGTATTTCGTTTACGTCAGATGATTTTCAAGTTCTTTGAAGTAAGAATATAAAACTTCAGTGCATCTTTCGATAAACTAGTTTTGTACTATTAAGGCGAACCTTACATCCCCCTCGCGTTCAATTTCCTTCTTGACTTAAGTTTACAACCGCTTTTATTTTACATCTGGTTATACCTATGGCAACAAAGTTTAGCTAAGATAATTCAGTATACCTTAAGGAGAAATCTCGTGTATTTATTTTTCAATGTGACAGCGACAGTGACGGAAAAATGTCACAGTTATCATGAACCCGGTTGTAAACGAAGTCAACCGCCATCTTGTCACTTTTGGTAATCCATCCATTTTGCCAATCTTCGTAtattttgtgcaaaattttgcgTTCTATGAAGTCTTATTACCTTTATCTATTATAAGAAGAGTTTTTGGTTTAGTTGTAATAGAAATGTGGAGCTTGTGTCCCTAATATACCGTTTGATCGTTGGCAACGAATGTTCGAAGGCATCTCGGCTTCCGCAGTACATGCAATATCCATTTCAACGTGTCACGAATTTATTGATAACATAAGAGGCAGATTTGTGTGTGTCTGGCGCTTATTTTCCCCGTTCTTACTTCTGAAAATGGAAATGGCGATACATTTTATTTGGCATGATTAAATCTTGGGACCCAGATATGATGTATTTTTTGGAGTGTTTTGCGAGACTTCCTGCATTCACAGCACACCACAAAGCGCCTGGTTCGAACTTCGGTGAACAATAATAGTCAGTTGGAGTGCTAATTCTCCACCTCTCTTTTATGCAAACTGCTATTTATTTTTGCAATGCGTTTTAAAGTTATCAAATTAAAATCTATTGAACTTTCAAAACTTATTCGAGTCATTGGAAGgatttttctttgagttttgatCGCCGACACACCCTTTCCAACTGAATGACAACAGTTTCTCGATCGATCTAAACAATTGTTATGCGTCTTTATTTTgctattcctacttttcactcCTCCGATAACTAACAGACTGGAGTTATTCAAACGGGCTCCTCGTAAGTATAATAAGAAGTGACTGTGATGTCGTTTTGTGTAGGAAATAATTTAATTTCGAAGAGAgagtttaaattttcttttcagggaAGCTAAGCGAACGAAACGCATTTTGCATAAGTAATGACGATTGGGATTATTTTGATCTTGATGAAACCTGGGGAATAATTTACGGTCAttcattttcttatttattctGGAATTACTATTTAGGTGGATAAAGAGTTCCAAGATTTTTTTATGAGCAGACAAAGAGAATCTGTCCTTGAGAATTTAATTCCAGGTTTCTAGGTGAAAGCCATCCTTTTTTCCATTGGTTAATTTGTCTGGATGATTACTTGGCCCGGCCTAGAAAGTGGCAGCATGAAGTCATCTTTATAGCGACAAAAAGGCGTGCAAAATATTTGGAGTGAACCttaacattttcaaattttaaagtaCTTTAGGGTATTTTAAGTTAAATAACACAAATTGGTAGATGCACTGTGAAATTAGATGAGAGTTCAAAATCTTCACAAATTATATATTGAGCCATGCATCTAACTTTCAGACcaaaccaatcagagtacaTGCATACACCTCTTACTATTAAAGTTTGAGGACATAACAGGTAAATTATTACGACctgtcttttttaaaacaagGAGTCCAAACTTACATTGTAAACCTCAACTCATAAAACAAGGTTGAGATAATCTTTAGTATAGTATAACTTTTGGAAGTCAAATCATATAGGAATAAAGAAcatgaattattaaattttcgaccttgGATTTTGcatttctacatgtacataGCTTTCTGATTTTACTCAATCTCAGTTTTCAGCTCATATACcatatgacctaatatggaaactgattgcgtcaagtgttgctaagctggaaactgattggctttaatttccattAGTGTCCAAgcattcagaatttaatgaaaatttaataaaacaagaaTTATACCTTTCGGGCTTGTTGGATATGTTGGATATGGTTCTAGTCGACTTGGTGCTgcgtgcctcgttggctatttacatgtATCATGTCAAATCCTGAAtcgaaaaccagccaatcagagtgctgcatttagcctgagaatttcTTGCCATAATAATCATGACTAGATGATACCCCACTTAATTGCCAAGTCTCATAGCCAGTGCCtgtattttgtgctttttttcctttaattaatttaagtttttgttattgacatttaattggcttattatTTGAAATAGTATAGCTTATAAGCACTATAGCCATCATTGATCATTGTCTGTGATATCCAATGTCACAATACAGGGTTCTATCTAGGATTTATTGTTGGGGGAGAGTGGCCAAAGGCTACGAGGTTCCTATGGGGGttggggggcatgccccccagaaatgtattgaaacaaatGTGCACTGAGATGTACATATGTAATCTGGTGCATTTTGAGACAcaattttgagaaatgttacagtgttattaaatttatttcattttttagtcGTGATAATGTTCTGACAATGTCATTGCTTAAATTCTTCTTGTAGTTCAGCTCGTTGTTTGTTCTTATTGACTAGTACTCAATGTTGCTGCAGCGTCTAGATCTTTTTTGGTGGTTTTACTGCATAATGAGATTCAGATGGGCCATGTCTTTTTCTTGCTTGACTTGTGCTAGCCAAATTAATAGCGACTTTCAGATTGGAGTATGAgacaatacatgtatgtttgaaggacaaaaattttcaaaatgcgcATGCTTAGGACTGAGAACTCATAGTCGTCCttgtactccaatctgaaggtgGCTATAATTGCATTAGTCTTATTTATATAAATGTTTTATGCATGTACGAACAAGCAGGAAAGGTGCTTCACTAAACGATTATAGTCGCTAAACTTCCATGTGTTAATGACAGTCACTACATCCTGAGTTTGAAAACTCAATATTTTTTTAAGTGTGCTGCTAAGATGATGATGTTGCTGACTGTTGTAAAAAGATGGAGTTATGGAAACAAACTTAccttaatttcaaaatcaatcaacTCAGTCAAGTAGCTCAATGGAGAAAAGCTTTATGAATGCTTGACCTCTCTCAGGAATGTGACAGAAACACAATTTCTCTGCATGTGGGTTATTTAATTAATATGTTTTAATGCTCCAATAGAAGTCTGTGTAGTAGCAAAACAAGAGGAGAGCATCTCTATTATTAACAATAGACCATCTTTTTTATGATTGGAGTGATGTGAAATTATCCTTTACAGTATTTTTGGAGTGATGCTTGATTGCCTAACATTTATACTCCTTTGATATGGCAATAATTATTTGGAAACTGGACTTTATTCAAAGACATCAGAACAAAATGTTGCAGAAAGTTCACAATCTGCAAGCTCCTAATAACGTTGTCATAATCTTTTATGTTCACAGGACTGGGGCATAAGGCTTGGAAATGGCTTATACTCACTGTCCTCCTCTTCTGTAAGACTGCCATGCATAAATGTACCTGGATAATAATTGAAGAAAGGATGAGCAGGAATGTTCTGGAGTTTGCAGTGACTTAAATGGGACTAGAGGTGAAGTGAAACTGAAAGTGTTTATAacattttaattactgtctttttatttttttgaaaaggaAGCGTTTCCAAAAGCTGAAGTTTTATGGTGTAGCATTGAATACATTCTTTCATCCTCCCTGTTCAAATGACCTTAATTATAAAGTAAAGttagtaataatgataaaactGATGTGCGGTTGCATGTtcatttttcctgttttttttttaatttaaaacagtttaaacttttgtttctgtgtcTTACAATATCCTGCATGAGaagaacatacatgtaagaAAAAAGGGGAGACTGCTAGTTCTTGATCTTTATCCTTGCTACAGTTTGCTCTTTCCACAATTATCGGAGGGGGCACAATTTGGCTAATGGTGTTTGATTATTAAGTAATGAGGTACACAAGAATAAGACAGTTTAGTGCAGTTATTGCTCAAAGctgatttttttgaaaaattgccAAGTGTtctttaaaactatttacaactaCCTTACATGATTGTCGTGTGGAAATCTGATGTGTTGGATACTGTAACCTTCTTTAGGTTTCGCTTAAATTGATCAACAGAGATCTGACATTTTTTAAGCTATGTGGCATGGCTATGGAAGAAActtttaatacatgtacttagTTCTAAGTTTTAGCAAAGCCAGTTTTCCCTCAGAGTTTTTCAGGTTGTAATTAGAATCTGTAATACTGAGTGAAGATAATCTGAGGCGTGTCCAATCATTGTCTTATACATCATTAAAGCTTTCACTTTCTTTTGTCGAATTGATAGCCTCTCCCAGTTAAGGGTGGTAATAGGAGGTGGTTCGAGTTCATATCAAAaggcaattttgtaataataattactcTAGCTGCGCGATTCAgcaatttttggagcttatcACTCAAGTAGCCACTCAAACAGTCCCAAATTAAACCGGGCTGCAATGATCGAAATATGGGACAATCAGACACAGTGTTATAAATTTGAATGGCCAGCAGTTTCTTTTGGAATAAAGGGTCACACACGTTTGAGAACACCTGGAGCTGAGGATACTTTCTTGCATATGTATTCAACGTGTTTTCACCGAGTAAGTAAAGAGAGAAAGCGTAAGCTTTGTGATGTTAAGATGTCAAGCGAAAACCTGCCCTCAAAAGATGACACCTCTGCTTCTTTATACCCTGGTGGAAAAGCAGCGAGAAGATGAAGTCCTTGAATTGCTGTACGGttaaaacattgaaaaacaTGCTTTTCAAGAAACACAAGCATTTAGCCAGAGGTTGTCCAGTGAAAGTTTTCTTCATGAACTTGAAGCATCCAGCAAAGGTCTTGAGGGAGTTTGAGAGAAAAATATCACACCTTGACAGCTCTTTGCACTGTGAACTGGAAGCAATTTCTGGCCATTGTAGCAGTGCAGCTCTCAATGTTGTTCCATGTAAGGCAAAGAACAATGGAGAAGATGTGGGCAGTTATCAACCAGTTATCACTACAAACTCCAAGTTTTCATTTGAAGGGAACTTTGACCCAGTGGCACTGGAACGCATAATAGAAAGACTGCGAGTTAATTGTTGTGTCTGTGAACTTAATGAACCATTCCTTGAAAGGGCTTGTGATAAGAGAAATTATTCAGGCAAGCAAAGTTTAACATTTCAGCAAAAAAAAGATCAGAGTgaatttatttacatgtatatggtGAAAATGTTAATGTGATTTTTATTGTGAGCAACTGCagaaatgaaatatttgaaTCAAAATAAGTAGCCATTCATTCATTTGGATGACTTACATGAAACTAAGTGTCTTTAGCACTGATCATGAAGTGCCACAATGTAGTTGTGAGccatcaataattattagaaattagacaatttgtttccttcttgctacatttttttttgtcaataattGACAAAAAAGACATATAGCAATTAGATATTACTAGTTTCTTATGGATGTTATCTTCTCCATAAGTTTGAAAAAGAAACTGTAAACATTAATTACACTAATTAAatagtgggaggcgcggtggcctcatggttagtgtgcttgactctggatcgagtggttCTGGTCCTAGCCGGGGACATTGtgctgtgttcttgggcaagacactttactctcacggtgcctctctccacccaggtgtataaatgggtaccggcgaatttaatgctgggggtaaccctgcgatggactagcatcccatcgaggggggagtagaaatattcctagtcgcttcatgctacggaaactggagataaacgccggcctggtgggccttctggctcgtaagcagtgactttacctttaccttacatTAATTAAAACCCTATTTCTTCACACATAGTTTAATAGtgtaaaagttgaaaatttgagtAATTGTATTACACCAGTCTAAGAGTACTTTGTGTTAATGGAGGTGAGGCACACATTGTCAAGACTGTGAGCCATTGTCCCACATCTCATCTTGTGGCATGCAGAattacaaaaaaggaaaaccttAAGGGCTTTTAAGGAAACTAGAAGCCAAATATGACTTTTACATGTACCTGTCAGTTGTCTAATCTCTTTTATAAGGTGATCATGATAATTTTGGcaatcttgttttcttgcagtttcaccttttcagaagttttaTGTGTACAGTATATGTTCAAATTGCCAGTTTAATTCAAGGGAATCATTAACATGAGTTTTTAATTCATGATATTTGGAATTGTCAAAATGAACAAATCACATTTGTATTACATTACCATTTGTCCATAATTTAAGGTGAtgcctcagtattgcactgcgcatcctgtactgcgctTATGgtgtttcaataattatttaaaaattgaATCAAATTTGCATCATTGTAAGTATGGCGTAAGTCGATCATGCACgttgaaacagttctcaaaacacgcgagagaagttgtgaatgacccataattctttgcgaataagcTCTCACATTCCgagaacatggcgaattttgttgtttcgatctacgataatcgagatagacatGTACGATGATGTTTTAGTATCAGTGCAGGCATCAATGAGCTAAGATTGGCCCAAGCAAGCATATCTTTTTTATTATCGctctcaaaacagggattagtaggcAACATTCAGGGGAAGTTTCAAGAAAGTCGTTtgacattttttgtttttctgaggaatcaccttaatattttgaaatgacttaCAACCTGAGCATTGCTTTATGAACCACGGGAACATAGTGTCGTATTTTGGTAGAGAACTGGTTTTTGAACGCTTTTGTTTTGCATTGTGTGATTCCAGAAAATATACGACCGTACATTTCCCAAAGAGGGCCATTGAGGGGGCTCTTTCAAGAAAGCCATTTCTGTTGTTTAGGAAAGACAGAAAACTGAAAGCACAACTTAAACCAGAAAAACAAGAGATGTGGGGTGGGATGCTCAAACAAAAAACCGTTTATTGGTAATTATAAGAATATCTATTAGATATTTCATGGAGTAAAACactattttttttaccaaagcTAAACGTTTTGAGATTGTCTCACAGTGACTGATCAGCATCTTGACAACTTTACCAGATGTGGCCAAGGCCTTCTCAAATTCTCCTCGAAAGAAATCCTTAGTCAATATTTACATCTACATTCATAACTTGCAAGATCCTGAATAAGGACATTTCGCAAATGgcatataaaataaaataaaataaaataaaataaaataaaataaaataacataacataacataacataacataacataacataacagaacagaacagaacagaacataacataacaacataacataacataacataacataacataacataacataacataacataacataaaataaaataaataaatctaaataaataaataaacattgaaaa includes these proteins:
- the LOC137969702 gene encoding histone H1.0-like, translated to MTEETSKPVAKTPTKKKAPKKPTEHPKYEEMIVAAIKELKERNGTSRQKITKYISEHYKVGDNVGVQVKLNLKRLVAAGKLTQTKGVGASGSFKVNKAADVKTKPKPKATKKKPAAKKPAAKPKKPAAKKKKPAAKKAAAKKSPAKKKSPAKKKPAKKPAAKKPAAKKPAKKTPKKPVKKPASKAGKKSVKKTTKAKK